The DNA region tgtttaattaAGTCTAGGGTgtaattatatttttttttgtttttttattaacTTGTAGAGGTTAGGTAAGTCGGGTCTCGATCCTCACATGTCAGAGTTTGCGAGTTTCTGTGTGTGTCTGTGTCTGTTTTTTGACTCGACCCAGGTCGGTGTTTGTGTGTATTTCTTTTATGGTGAATTATAAAGTTTAAGTAAGTCAGGGCTCGACTTGCACTAGCATACAAGAGATTATTATATTTATGTATAATTTTACAATGGTTTATTTTTTGGTTTGAACAAAACAGGCACAACATGAAAGAGCTGATAATTGTACCCTAAGGGCAGAGAATGATAAAATAAGATGTGAGAATATAGCTATAAGGGAAGCCCTTAAAAATATCATCTGCCCCTCTTGTGGTGGTCCTCCAATCAATGATGATTGTTATTTTGATGAACAAAAGTTGAGAATTGAAAATGCTCAACTCAAAGAAGAGGTAAAAATATTCATTAAGCTTCATCTAATGCAAAGTGTTTATTCATTCTCATTTACTTCATATAAAATTTTTGGATATACTTTTGGTTTTTATAAAATTACTATTATTTACGTTTAGTTCCTATAAAATTTGTTTAATTTTAGTCCTTGCATTATAGGAAATTGAAAGATCATAAAATTTATAGAAACTAACACATTTAATTCGAGTTTTATATTGTTCGCGCGGTCGGGAAACCAAAATGTGGTTTATCTGACCGAGACTTCAAATTCCGTTTTATTGCGGCTACGACTGTTGTAGACTGGACTATAAATTAAACAGTGTATAGTTATTTATATTTTGGATTTGAATTTTTTGAGTAaatttttggtgatttttgaacATTGTAGCTTGATAGAGTATCTAGCATTGCTGCAAAATACATTGGAAGACCAATTTCACAGCTTCCACCAGTTTCACCAATTCATATGTCATCATTGGATTTATCTATGGGAAATTTTGGTGGACAAGGAATGATTGGAGGGCcttcacttgatcttgatcttcTACCAGGAAGTTCATCAAACATGCCGATGATTCCTTACCAGCCTGCTTGTCTTTCCGATCTCGAAAAGTCGCACATGTCTGACCTTGCTACAAGTGCCATGGGTGAACTGGTTAGGCTTTTGCAGACTGATGAGCCTCTGTGGATGAAATCAAACACGGGTGGAAAAGATGTTCTTAACCTTGAAGCCTATGCTATGATGTTCGATAAGACTGGTAATCGGTTGAAGAATCCGAATATTCGGATTGAAGCTTCTAGGGATTCTGGTGTTGTGATCATGAATAGTTTAACTCTGGTTGAAATGTTTATGGATCCGGTTAGTATTTCTTATATTAATTGCTTCAGTTCTTTTTAGATTTGAATTCATAACTTCGATTTCATCAACTTAATTATGCGAATTTTGTGGTCGATTTTGTAGAACAAGTGGATGGAGCTATTTCCTACTATTGTGACAATGGCGAAGACAATCGAAAATATTGTTCCTGGAATGATGGGTGGACATAGTGGTTCTTTGCAATTGGTATGTTTAAGAGTCTTAAAATTCGTATATTTTTGAATGATTTTAGTAAACTTGTCGAACTCCGTATTCGTATATGTTTAAATGgtttttcttttgaaattttagaTGTATGAAGAGATGCAAGTGCTTTCACCATTTGTTCCTATTAGAGAATTCTACTTTCTGCGTCACTGTCAACAAATTGAGCAAGGTTTATGGGCTATTGTTGATGTTTCCTATGATTTTCCTAATGACAACCAATTCGATTCACAATTTCGATGCCATCGTCTTCCGTCCGGTTGCTTCATTCGAGACATGCCTAATGGATATTCCAAGGTAATAACCAGTATCCTTTAATTTAACACTACATCGATTTTCATTCCATTATAACATGATGCAAATTGAGTAACTTTTCTATATTTTATAGGTTACTTGGATTGAACATGTTGAGATTGAAGACAAAAATCCACTTCATAGGCTTTATAGAAATGTTATCTATAGCGGTGTCGCATTTGGAGCTGAAAGATGGCTCACTACACTTCAAAGAATGTGCGAAAGGCTTGCCTGTCTCATGGTGTCTGCCAATTCTACTCGCGATCTCAGCGGAGGTAATATAAAGATCCACATAGTTTTAAATTGCAGTCTGCAATCAGCGATTGCAGACACAATATAGCAGTTTTGAATTGCAGTCTGCATCCGCGATTGCAGACAATAAAGGTACGCGTAACTGCAATTACAATGTGACTAGTGTGGTTATTGGAATTTTTCAGTGATTCCATCGCCGGAGGGAAAGCGGAGCATGATGAAACTAGCACAAAGGATGGTAACAAATTTCTGTGCAAGTATAAGTGCATCAGCTAGCCATAGATGGACCACACTTTCTTCTGCG from Lathyrus oleraceus cultivar Zhongwan6 chromosome 1, CAAS_Psat_ZW6_1.0, whole genome shotgun sequence includes:
- the LOC127132954 gene encoding homeobox-leucine zipper protein HDG11 produces the protein MEYHSGGSGSPGDHHHHHHGGSSESQRRKKRYHRHTANQIQRLESMFKDCPHPDEKQRLQLSRELALAPRQIKFWFQNRRTQMKAQHERADNCTLRAENDKIRCENIAIREALKNIICPSCGGPPINDDCYFDEQKLRIENAQLKEELDRVSSIAAKYIGRPISQLPPVSPIHMSSLDLSMGNFGGQGMIGGPSLDLDLLPGSSSNMPMIPYQPACLSDLEKSHMSDLATSAMGELVRLLQTDEPLWMKSNTGGKDVLNLEAYAMMFDKTGNRLKNPNIRIEASRDSGVVIMNSLTLVEMFMDPNKWMELFPTIVTMAKTIENIVPGMMGGHSGSLQLMYEEMQVLSPFVPIREFYFLRHCQQIEQGLWAIVDVSYDFPNDNQFDSQFRCHRLPSGCFIRDMPNGYSKVTWIEHVEIEDKNPLHRLYRNVIYSGVAFGAERWLTTLQRMCERLACLMVSANSTRDLSGVIPSPEGKRSMMKLAQRMVTNFCASISASASHRWTTLSSANEIGVRVTVRKSTDPGQPNGIVLSAATTIWLPIPPQTVFSFFKDERKRPQWDVLSHGNAVQEVAHIANGSHPGNCISVLRAFNTSQNNMLILQESCVDSSGSLVVYCPVDLPAIHIAMSGEDPSYIPLLPSGFTITSDGNQTDNTNTNNNNNNIQGGSGSNNGNNNGDGASTSSNTNIGNNSGGSLITVAFQIMVSSLPSAKLNMESVATVNGLIGETVQHIKAALNCPSS